The Oryzihumus leptocrescens sequence CGCGGGCGCGATGAGCATGGCGGTCGGCGAGTACGTCTCGGTGAGCACCCAGCGCGACACCGAGCACGCCCTCCTCGAGAAGGAGCGTCGCGAGCTGCGCGAGACGCCCGACGAGGAGCTGGCCGAGCTCACCCAGCTCTACGCGGACAAGGGCCTGTCCCCGGAGCTGGCCCACCAGGTTGCGGTGCAGCTGACCGAGCACGACGCCCTCGCGGCCCACGCCGAGGTCGAGCTGAAGATCGACCCTGACAACCTGACCAGCCCGACCCACGCGGCTGTTGCGTCCTTCGTCGCCTTCACCGTCGGGGCGCTGCTGCCCCTGCTCGCGATCGCGCTGCCCCCGGCAGGTGGCCGCGTCGCCGTGACCGTCGTCGCGGTCGTCCTCGCGCTCGCCCTCACCGGCGTCATCAGTGCGCGCCTCGGCGGCGCGAACCGCCGGAAGGCGGTGTGGCGCAACGTGATCGGCGGAATCGTGGCGATGGCCGTGACCTACGGCATCGGCGCGCTGGTGGGCGTCGCGGTCTAGCCACCGACCGTCGGCACCACCCCTTCGCCTCCGCCATCTGGTGGAGGAGCAGCTCCACCGCTCGCCGGATTCGGTGTACGTCCGCCCCTGCCATTTTTCACCGTATCGATCCGTGGACCCACGGACCTGCGAGCAGCGCGCCTGCGGATGGCCCCATCCGCAGGCACGCCTGGGGGGCTCCCTTGCTCTCGGGCAGACGAAAGCGAAGGGGAGTCATGTCTTATCGCAGATCATCTGTGCGTCGGCTCATGCGGACGCGTCGGGCCAAGGCCCTGATCGGAGCCGGAGCGGGACTGGGAATCGTCGCCGCCGCCAGCTCCGTCGCCCAGGCGGCCATCCCCGGCCCAGGTGGCGTCATCTACGCCTGTTACGACAAGAAGACCGGCAACGTCCGCATCTACGACGTCGCTAAGACCTCCTGCAAGACCAGCGAGGTGCGCATCACGTGGAACCAGGTCGGCCCGATGGGTCCGATGGGCCCTCGCGGCTACACCGGTGCTACCGGTGCCACAGGCCCGCAGGGTGCGACGGGTGCGACCGGCGCGACGGGTGCCACGGGCGCGACCGGTCCCGCCGGGGCAACCGGCCCGGTAGGGCCGCAGGGTCCCAAGGGTGACACCGGCGCGACGGGCGCAACCGGAGCTATGGGCGCCACTGGTGCCACCGGCGCCACGGGCGCGACCGGCGCCCAGGGTGAGAAGGGTGACACCGGCGCGGCCGGCGAGGCCGGTGCCCAGGGTCCGCAGGGCGAGGTCGGCCCTCAGGGTCCCCAGGGGCCGGCAGGGCCTCAGGGCCCCAAGGGCGACACCGGAGCCCAGGGTGAGACCGGCGCGGCCGGCGCCCAGGGGGCACCCGGAGTCGACGGCAAGGACGGTGTCGACGGCACCAACGGTGTCGACGGCAAGGACGGCACCAACGGCATCGACGGCATCGACGGCAAGGACGGCGTCAACGGCACCAACGGCCTCGACGGCAAGGACGGCGCAACCGGAGCCCAAGGCCCCCAGGGTGAGACCGGCGCGACTGGCGCCACTGGAGCTACCGGCGCCACCGGCGCCCAGGGCCCCCAGGGCGAGGTCGGCCCGCAGGGTCCCGCCGGCCCCCAGGGCCCGGTCGGCCCCAAGGGCGACACCGGCGACCAGGGCCCGCAGGGTCTGCCCGGAGCCAACGGCACCAACGGCGTCGACGGCACGAACGGCACGGACGGCGTCAACGGCAAGGATGGCGTCGACGGCAAGGATGGCGTCAACGGCAAGGACGGCGTCAACGGCAAGGACGGCGTCGACGGCACCAACGGCATCGACGGCAAGGACGGGGCAGCCGGCGCCCAAGGCCCCCAGGGCGACGTCGGCCCCGCGGGTCCCGCCGGACCCCAGGGCCCGGTCGGCCCCAAGGGCGACACCGGCGACCAGGGCCCGCAGGGTCTGCCCGGAGCCAACGGCACCAACGGCGTCGACGGCACCAACGGCACCAACGGCAAGGATGGCGTCGACGGCAAGGACGGCGCCCAAGGCCCCCAGGGCGACGTCGGCCCGCAGGGGCCCGCCGGTCCTCAGGGCCCGGTCGGCCCGAAGGGCGACAAGGGCGACACCGGCGACCAGGGCCAGACTGGCGCCAACGGCGCCGACGGCAAGGACGGTGCCACAGGCCCGCAAGGTCCGGCCGGCACGAACGGCACCAACGGTGTCGACGGCAAGGACGGCATCCAAGGCCCGCAGGGCGAAAAGGGCGACACCGGCCTGACCGGAGCTCAGGGCGAGAAGGGCGACACGGGAGCTGCCGGCACCGACGGCGCTCAGGGCCCCAAGGGCGACGTCGGCCCGCAGGGTCCGGAAGGTCCCCAGGGCCCGGTCGGCCCCAAGGGCGACAAGGGTGACACCGGCGCCACAGGTGACACCGGCGCCACCGGTCCGCAGGGTCCTGCCGGCCAGAACGGTACCGATGGCTCAGTGGGCTCAATGGGCCCGGCCGGGCCTCAGGGCCCCAAGGGTGACACCGGCGCCAAGGGTGACACGGGCGACCAGGGTCCGCAGGGTGCCACCGGCCCGCAGGGTGCCACAGGCGCTCCGGGCGCCGACGGCGCCATGGGCCCGATGGGGCCCACGGGTCCCAAGGGCGACAAGGGTGACACCGGAGCCACGGGTGCCGTCGGCGCCCAGGGCGCACCCGGCGCCGACGGCAAGGACGGTGCCACCGGCCCCCAGGGCGTGCCTGGCCCGATGGGAACCGAGGGCTCTCCTGGCCCCAAGGGCGACACCGGTCCGGCTGGCCCTGCCGGCCAGACGGGTCCTGCCGGACCGAAGGGCGACCGGGGTGACATCGGCGCGACCGGCCCCGCCGGTCCGGCCGGCGCCACCGGTGCCACGGGTGCACAGGGCCCATCCGGCGTCGTCGGCGCAACCGTCGTCACCGTCACAGGTAGCGGCGCGACAGTGACGGCCAACTGCGGCACCGGGAAGGTCGCGACGGGAGGCGGCGGGTTGTCCAGCAGCAAGACCATGCAGGGCTCCTACCCCGTCTTCACCGGCACCAGCTCGCCCACCGGCTGGACTGTGGTGTTCAACCAGGCCGCAGCCGGCAACACGGCCTACGTCATCTGCGTCAACAACAGCTAGTCCGGACCGTCCCGGGCTCGTCGACGCACTGCGGCGGGCCCGGGACCCGGCCCCATCTCTTCTTGATCTCCCTGTCATCCCTGTCACTTGCAAAGGACTCATCATGCGCACGATCACCATCTCCCGGACCAGAACCAGCCTCCTCGCCTCCACCGTCGCGGCCGGGCTGCTCGCCCTCGGTCTCGCGGGCTGCAACAGCGGCAGCGCGCTGCCGGCGCCCGACGCCAAGAAGGCCGCCGTGGCGCTGCAGGCCGGCCTCGACGCCCAGACCACGGGCAAGCTCGACGCCGCCCGCCAGAAGTACGAAGAGGCCCTGACCTACGACCCGAAGAACAAGTTCGCCCTCTACGACCTGGCCCTGGTGGACCAGGCCCAGGCCAACTACGGCGTCGCGTCGGACCGGTACCGCGCGGCACTTGCGGTCGACCCGGCATACGAGCCGGCGCTGTTCAACCTGGCCATCCTGCGCAAGCAGGCCGGGGACACGACCGAGGCGATCTCGCTCTACCAGCGGGTGCTCCAGGCCAACCCCAAGAACGCCGCGGCCCAGCTCAATCTGGGCCTGCTGCTCCGGGCCACCCACCAGAAGGCTGCCGGTGACGCCGCGGTCGCGGCGGCGATCAAGCTCAACCCGCAGCTGAAGGACCCGGCTGCCAAGACGTCTGCGTCCTGACAGGGAGCGCAGCCGACGGCCACGGGGCGCCCGCCCAGCTAGCGGGCGCTCCGTGGCCAGATCACTGCCGCACCCATCATGGCCGCGTCACCAGAACCGGGTGCCCGGCTCGCCCTTGAACGGGCCGACCACCCGCGAGGTGATCCAGCCGCCGTAGAAGCCACCCGGCTGCGGGCGGACCAGCTCGCCGTCCACCGTGCAGCGGTCCATCGCCGCCGGGTACAGCGCCACGTGGTCGGCAACCGAGGCGAACCGTGCGCTGGGCCGCGGGTAGAACCAGGCCCCGGCGGGAGCCACGACGTCGCCGCCGACCACGTCGAGGTAGGAAGCGGTGCCCTTCCACTCACAGAAGCTGCTGCCAGGCGCGGGGCGAAGCGCCCCGTCGGCGAACGCCGCGCGGGGCAGGTAGTAGGTCGGCGGGTGGCTGGTCTCCAGGACCCGCAGCGCGGTCGTGGTGTCGGCGACGAGCTCCCCACCGAGCCAGACCTGCACGTGCTCGTCGGTCGGCACGACCGACGGCGGGCGCGGGTAGTCCCACACCGACTCCTGACCCGGACCGGGCTGCTCGCGCTGAGGCCTCACCGCCCCAGCGTAGGCACACCCACCCCCGCGCTACTCGCAGACGACCCCGTCGTGGTCGCGGTCCTGGTACCAGTCGTACTCCGGGTCCCGGCCGCGCACGTACGGCCCGTACCCCTGGGCGGTGGCCTCCCGGCAGGTGTCGAACCGAGGGTCGAGCCCGCCACCGGTCGTGGCCACCGGAGCCGGATCCGGCTGCGGCGCAGGGGTGCTCGCCGCCTCGACCGACCCTCCGCCGAGGACGAACGGCCGCGCCGCCGGCAGCCGCTGCCCGGGGCACCCGGACAGGACGACCCGGATCGCCTCCTGCTCCGCGGCGGTGACCCACAGGCCATAGCGCGCCTTCACCGCGACCTGCCGCGCGACATACGCGCAGCGGTAGCTGCGGACCGGCGGCAGCCAGGTGGCCGCGTCGCCGTCCCCCTTGGCCTCGTTGGTCGGACCGTCGACCGCCAGGAGGTTCAGCGAGTCGTTGGCGAACGCCTGGCGCGTGGCCGCGCTCCAGCGCTGGGCCCCCTTCTGCCAGGCGTCGGACAGCGCCACGACGTGGTCGATCTGCACCGCCGTCGAGGTCGCCTGCCCCCGCAGGAACGCGATGGTCCGCCCCGTGTAGGGGTCGTCCAGCGTCCCCCGCAGCACCAGGCAGCCGTGTGTGCCTGCCCGGAGGACGTATGCCGTGAGGTCACGTCGCAGGACGTCGTTGCGGGTGTCGCAGCCGTTGCGGTCGACGTCCGCCCACGCCTGGCCGAACAGCGCGCGGGCATACCCCGTCTTGGGCGCGCGGCCCTTGACCGGCAGGGTCGCCAACGCCGCCAGGGCCGTGCCCGGTGCGGGTGCCGGATCGGACGTGGACGGCGTGGCCGTCGCGGTGACCACCGGAACCCCGGCTGCCGTGCTGGACGGCGAGGGGGTTGGCGCGGACGTGGGTGCCAGGGAGGGCGGCGGGGGCTGGACGGTCACGGTCCGGCCTGCCGACGCCAGCACCGGTGCCGGCGCGGGCGCCAACGCGCCACCGATGCCGACCAGGACGAGCCCCGCCGCGGTGACCGCTGCCCCGAGGGCGCGGGAGCCGATCCGCGCCCAGCGCACACGTCCGCGCAGAGTTGCGGTGAGCCCGACGCCGGCGACGACCAGGCCGGCCGGCGCGAGCAGTCCGGCGAGGTCACCGTCAGTGGACGTCGAGGGCGCGAGGAGCACGAGCACCCGACGACGGTAGGGCGCACCGGCGCCCGGGGTGGCGGGTTTGCGCAAGTCCACCCCGAGGATGGGACCCGGCCCGGCGGATGATGAACGGGTGAGCAGCCCGCTCCCCTACTGGGTCGGCGTGGCCCTCGGGGCCATCGTGTGCGTCGTCCTGTGCGTGGCGTGCCGCCGGTGGCCGGGCGGCTGGACCTTGCGCGCCGGGCGCATCATCGCGCTCCTGCTGGCCGCCGACGCGGTGACGTTCGTGATCTCCCCGGTCGTCACCGGACGGTGGTCCGTGCAGACCTCCCTGCCGCTGGCGCTGTGCGACGTGGCCCTCATCGTCGCCGCGGTCGCCTGCTGGCTCCCGCAGTGGGCGCTGGCGGTCGAGCTGACGTGGTTCTGGGGGCTGACCGGCACGCTTCAGGCGGTGCTGACCCCCGACCTGACGGCCTCGTTCCCCGAGCTGGAGTTCTTCGAGTTCGTCGTCGGGCACGTCGGGATCGTCGTCGCGGCGTTCTACCTCGTCGTGGGGCTGCGCCGGCAACCTCGTCGAGGCTCGGTGGCCCGCGTCTTCGCGATCACCGTGGCCTGGACCGCCCTCGTCGGGGTCTTCGACTGGCTGACCGGGTCCAACTACATGTTCCTCGCGGCGGTGCCGGAGCACGCCTCGCTGCTCTCGGTCCTGGGGCCCTGGCCGTGGTACATCGTCAGCGCGGCGGGGGTCGCCCTGGTGATGCTCCTGGTCCTCGACGCGCCGTTCCGCCTGCGCAGCGCGCGGTCGCGCCGTTGAAAGCCGGGGCAGCGGCGCGGCGCGGTGGCGCCGTGCCGGGGTGGCGATGAGACTGGGGGGCACGACGCCGACCGAGGAGGTCCTGCATGTCCCGCGTGGTGCACTTCGAGATCCAGGCCGATGACGTGGAGCGGGCCAAGGCCTTCTACGGCGCGGCGTTCGGCTGGGAGTTCCAGGACTGGAGCGGAGCCACCGGCTCGGCGTACTGGGGCATCGTCTCCGGGCCGGAGGACGAGCCGGGCATCAACGGTGGGCTGCTGCAGCGACCGGCCCCCGCACCCGCTCCCCGGCAGGGCACCAACGCCTTCGTGTGCACCATCGGCGTCGAGGACTACGACGCGACCGAGCGCCGGATCCTCGACGCCGGCGGGCAGGTGGCGCTGCCCAAGATGGCGCTGACGGGCATGGCCTGGCAGGGCTACTACCTCGACCCCGAGGGCAACACCTTCGGCATCCACCAGCCCGACCCGGAGGCGAAGTAGCCCGGTCGCTCAGCGCGCCACGAAGACGGCCGTCGAGCCGGCGACCTCCAGGAATCCTCGAACCACGGGAGCCGGACGGCGACGCCGACCGGTAGCGTGCAGCTGCGGCTGCAGACGCGGCCCGGATCATCTGGGGGGATGACCATGCGGAAGAGCCCGTGGCCCTATGTCGTGATCGCGCTGCTCTTCTGGGCGCTCCCTGCCGTGGTCATCGCCGGCTACGCGTCCATGGCGCCGACGCACAACACCGGCGGCCAGTGCGAGGGGATCGGGTTCGGCTGCTCGCTCACGCCGCACGACGGCGCGATCCTGCTGGGCATGATGGCGGCGCCGGTGCTGCTGGTGGTCGGGCTGCTCGCCATGGGCCTGGTTGCCCTCTCCCGGGGGGTGCGAGACAAGCGCGACCAGCCCTGACCGACGTCCTCGCCGGGCCGTGTCGACAGGCGGATGAACCGCTGCCGGATCGTGCCGGCGTCGGAGACGGACAACAGCGTGACGTATGCCGGGTGGTCACGCGCCCGTGGTCCGGCTCGTCTCCCAGCGCCCGCCGGCCCGGGCAGCGGCGACCTGCGCCAGCCCGGCCGGGCGCATCCGCCCGTCGGCGATGAGGCGTTCGGCGAGCTCCCGGTTGCCCGGTGACCACGACGAGCGGGCGCGGCGCGGCTGGAACCGCAGGACGTACCAGGTCTCGTCCACGCCGTGCATCTTCGAGTCGACCCAGCCGAAGCACGCGGCCACCTCGATCGCCTCCGGCAGGGTCAGCGACGGTATGCCGGTGCCTTTCTTGGCGAACTTCACCCACAGGCCGGGCTCGGTGGCGTGGTGGTCGTCGAGCCACGCCTCGAACGCCCCCGGCGTGGGGAACGGCACGACCAGCCATCCGTCGGAGGGGTCGCGCTCCAGCCCGGTGACCGTCATACGGCCGAGTGTGCCAGCCCGCGCCGCGGTGCGATCCTGCGTGCATGCCATCGACACCCGACACCTCGCAACCGCTACCGAGCACCATGCGGGCCGCCGTCATCACGCATCACGGGGGCCTGGACGCGATCGGGCTCCGCGAGGTGCCGGTGCCCCGCCCGGGACCGGGCGAGGTGCTCGTGCGCGTGGGCGCGGCCGGGTGCAACAACACCGACCTGTGGACCCGGGAAGGCTCCTACGGCACGGCCGACGACCCGGACGCCAAGGCGGGATGGCTCGGCCCGCTCGACTTCCCGCGGATCCAGGGTGCGGACGTGGCCGGCACCGTCGTGACCTCCGGCGACGCGGTGGGCGCTGGGCTGGTCGGGTCCCGGGTGCTGGTGGACCCAGCCAACTACGGGGATCCGGGTCCGGACGCGCCGGTGGTGGACGTGCTGGGCAGCGAGCGGGACGGCGGCTTCGCCGAGTACGTCGTGGTGCCGGCGGCCCGGGCCCATGCCGTCGACGGGACGCCTCTGAGCGACGTCGAGCTGGCCGCGCTGCCCATTGCCTACGGGACTGCGCTGGGGATGCTCGACCGGGGCTCGGTCTCGCAGGGCCACACGGTGCTCGTCACGGGCGCCTCCGGCGGCGTCGGCCTCGCAGCGGTCCAGCTCGCGCACGCTCGGGGGGCCCGGGTCGTTGCCGTGTGCAGCGCCGACAAGGCAGACCCGGCCCGGACCGCCGGCGCCGATGCCGTCGTGGACCGACGTCGCGGGGAGGTGGTCGCGGACGCCGCCGAGGCCGCGCCCGAGGGGTACGACGCCGTCATCGACGTCGTGGCGGGCGCCACGGTCGGCCGGGGCCTGGGGCTGCTGAGGTCCGGCGGCCGTTGGGTGGTGGCCGGCGCCCTGGATGGCTGGGCGGTCGACCTGGACGTGCGACGGCTCTACCTCGCCAACCTCGCCCTGGTGGGATCGACCATGCACACCCCGCGGGTCTTCGGCCAACTGGTGGAGATCGCGGCCCGGGGCGAGGTGCGCCCCGTCATCGCCGCCACCTTCGCCCTGGAGGACGTCGCCGAGGCACAGCGCCAGCTGGCGACGCGACGGCACGTCGGCAAGCTGGTCGTCGTCCCCTGACGAACTCCCACGCTCGGCGAACACCAGGAGATGCGCGTGATCTCGCGGCAGAAGGGTGGCTACCGTCCAGGGGTGGGCAGGCGGAACTACCTGATTGAGGGTGTCTCGGGCACCGGCAAGACTTCGGTCTGCAAGGAACTACGCCGGCGTGGGTATCACGCCATCAACGGCGACACCGAGCTTGCCTATCAGGGGGACCCGGAGACGGGTGAGCCGACGGATGAGGCGCCGTCGCACTGGCATCACCTCTGGTGCGTAGACAAAGTCCGAACCCTGGCCGCTGACCGGAGTGAGCGCTTCACCTTCTTCTGCGGTGGCTCCAGGAACTTCTCGACGTTCCTGGAGCTGTTCGACGGAGTCTTCGTGCTGGAGGTCGACTCGGACACATTGAACCGGCGACTCGACGAGCGACCGGACGACGAGTTCGGCTCAGGGCAGTCGGAACGCGACCTCATCGTGCGGCTGCACCGAACCGGGGAAGACACCCCGGCGGGCGGCATCCGGATCGACGCCACCGCACCGCTCGCCCACGTCGTCGACGAGATCGTCCGCCGAGCGAAGTCACTCGAGGACCACAACGCCGATCGCGCTTGACGGGCTCACGCCCTCCCGGGTCACGGCATGCGGTCGGACCTGAGCGGCGGGTCGGGCGTGGCCCAGGTCTCGATCGGTTCGCCCCACTCGCGGCTGCGGTGTGAGTCGACTCCGAACCGCGGGGTCAGCACCGCGAGCGCGACGATGAAGACCAGGAGAAACACCTCCATGACCCACATGGTGCGCCCGCGGTGCCCGGCCGTCTACGGCCCGCACGGGCTGAGTGCACGGCGGCCTTCCCCGCGTCGCACACCACGCTGATGGGCTCAGCCCAGGCCCGAGGTGGTGGTGCGGCCGTCCGGGGTCTGGTTACCGTCACGGCATGTCACTGCCCAGGTCTGCGAAGCTACCTCTTCCGCCGCGATGAGGTCCTTCGCACCCGGGTGGCCCGTCCCGCTCGGCAGCCGGAGCCGGTTGGTGCTCGCCAGTGCCCTCATGCTCTTCGTCGAGCT is a genomic window containing:
- a CDS encoding VIT1/CCC1 transporter family protein, encoding MTLEHVDESDNGHDEPHGKDVASRLNWLRAGVLGANDGIVSTAGIVVGVAGATAQLTAIMTAGIAGLAAGAMSMAVGEYVSVSTQRDTEHALLEKERRELRETPDEELAELTQLYADKGLSPELAHQVAVQLTEHDALAAHAEVELKIDPDNLTSPTHAAVASFVAFTVGALLPLLAIALPPAGGRVAVTVVAVVLALALTGVISARLGGANRRKAVWRNVIGGIVAMAVTYGIGALVGVAV
- a CDS encoding tetratricopeptide repeat protein, whose product is MRTITISRTRTSLLASTVAAGLLALGLAGCNSGSALPAPDAKKAAVALQAGLDAQTTGKLDAARQKYEEALTYDPKNKFALYDLALVDQAQANYGVASDRYRAALAVDPAYEPALFNLAILRKQAGDTTEAISLYQRVLQANPKNAAAQLNLGLLLRATHQKAAGDAAVAAAIKLNPQLKDPAAKTSAS
- a CDS encoding DUF427 domain-containing protein is translated as MRPQREQPGPGQESVWDYPRPPSVVPTDEHVQVWLGGELVADTTTALRVLETSHPPTYYLPRAAFADGALRPAPGSSFCEWKGTASYLDVVGGDVVAPAGAWFYPRPSARFASVADHVALYPAAMDRCTVDGELVRPQPGGFYGGWITSRVVGPFKGEPGTRFW
- a CDS encoding GmrSD restriction endonuclease domain-containing protein — encoded protein: MLVLLAPSTSTDGDLAGLLAPAGLVVAGVGLTATLRGRVRWARIGSRALGAAVTAAGLVLVGIGGALAPAPAPVLASAGRTVTVQPPPPSLAPTSAPTPSPSSTAAGVPVVTATATPSTSDPAPAPGTALAALATLPVKGRAPKTGYARALFGQAWADVDRNGCDTRNDVLRRDLTAYVLRAGTHGCLVLRGTLDDPYTGRTIAFLRGQATSTAVQIDHVVALSDAWQKGAQRWSAATRQAFANDSLNLLAVDGPTNEAKGDGDAATWLPPVRSYRCAYVARQVAVKARYGLWVTAAEQEAIRVVLSGCPGQRLPAARPFVLGGGSVEAASTPAPQPDPAPVATTGGGLDPRFDTCREATAQGYGPYVRGRDPEYDWYQDRDHDGVVCE
- a CDS encoding TIGR02206 family membrane protein; protein product: MSSPLPYWVGVALGAIVCVVLCVACRRWPGGWTLRAGRIIALLLAADAVTFVISPVVTGRWSVQTSLPLALCDVALIVAAVACWLPQWALAVELTWFWGLTGTLQAVLTPDLTASFPELEFFEFVVGHVGIVVAAFYLVVGLRRQPRRGSVARVFAITVAWTALVGVFDWLTGSNYMFLAAVPEHASLLSVLGPWPWYIVSAAGVALVMLLVLDAPFRLRSARSRR
- a CDS encoding VOC family protein translates to MSRVVHFEIQADDVERAKAFYGAAFGWEFQDWSGATGSAYWGIVSGPEDEPGINGGLLQRPAPAPAPRQGTNAFVCTIGVEDYDATERRILDAGGQVALPKMALTGMAWQGYYLDPEGNTFGIHQPDPEAK
- a CDS encoding YdeI/OmpD-associated family protein, giving the protein MTVTGLERDPSDGWLVVPFPTPGAFEAWLDDHHATEPGLWVKFAKKGTGIPSLTLPEAIEVAACFGWVDSKMHGVDETWYVLRFQPRRARSSWSPGNRELAERLIADGRMRPAGLAQVAAARAGGRWETSRTTGA
- a CDS encoding zinc-binding dehydrogenase, with translation MPSTPDTSQPLPSTMRAAVITHHGGLDAIGLREVPVPRPGPGEVLVRVGAAGCNNTDLWTREGSYGTADDPDAKAGWLGPLDFPRIQGADVAGTVVTSGDAVGAGLVGSRVLVDPANYGDPGPDAPVVDVLGSERDGGFAEYVVVPAARAHAVDGTPLSDVELAALPIAYGTALGMLDRGSVSQGHTVLVTGASGGVGLAAVQLAHARGARVVAVCSADKADPARTAGADAVVDRRRGEVVADAAEAAPEGYDAVIDVVAGATVGRGLGLLRSGGRWVVAGALDGWAVDLDVRRLYLANLALVGSTMHTPRVFGQLVEIAARGEVRPVIAATFALEDVAEAQRQLATRRHVGKLVVVP
- a CDS encoding AAA family ATPase, whose protein sequence is MISRQKGGYRPGVGRRNYLIEGVSGTGKTSVCKELRRRGYHAINGDTELAYQGDPETGEPTDEAPSHWHHLWCVDKVRTLAADRSERFTFFCGGSRNFSTFLELFDGVFVLEVDSDTLNRRLDERPDDEFGSGQSERDLIVRLHRTGEDTPAGGIRIDATAPLAHVVDEIVRRAKSLEDHNADRA